The Miltoncostaea oceani genome includes a region encoding these proteins:
- a CDS encoding cupin domain-containing protein yields the protein MREATILRAEERMDGGPPRDGMRAHPVADRHDDLAMAPVIYEYAPGARIPRPATTDGTQHFLFVVRGTVEMVLDGGDEPLRLGAGDSAYCGEQPVTEVRNAGDGHALVVWVSSPPTAGPGRT from the coding sequence GTGCGGGAGGCGACGATCCTGCGCGCCGAGGAGCGGATGGACGGCGGCCCACCACGGGACGGCATGCGCGCCCACCCCGTCGCCGACCGCCACGACGACCTCGCCATGGCCCCCGTGATCTACGAGTACGCCCCCGGCGCCCGCATCCCCCGCCCCGCGACCACCGACGGGACCCAGCACTTCCTGTTCGTCGTCCGCGGCACCGTGGAGATGGTCCTCGACGGCGGGGACGAGCCGCTGCGGCTCGGCGCCGGCGACTCCGCCTACTGCGGCGAGCAGCCCGTCACCGAGGTGCGCAACGCCGGCGACGGGCATGCGCTCGTCGTCTGGGTGTCGAGCCCGCCCACCGCGGGGCCCGGGCGCACCTGA
- a CDS encoding transglutaminase-like domain-containing protein produces the protein MSWTADGPGSALLLLRVGEAADQQTIADEELEVTGADVERGPTTPLGVRPLRLHAPGGPVTVRYSTQVRVDGDDRACPRDDVALPERGHLPFDLIDWTLPSRYCPSDALGPTTEALFGGLPRTRALIPAVADWVRDNIAYTSGASDGLTAADETLLARAGVCRDMAHLAVTFLRALEVPARVVAAYAPLLEPPDFHALLEAHDGTAWRLLDVTGLAPVPTMVRIATGRDAADVAWATSSGGLALDAVAVTAFGPAG, from the coding sequence ATGTCATGGACGGCGGACGGACCGGGCAGCGCCCTGCTGCTCCTGCGCGTCGGCGAGGCCGCCGACCAGCAGACCATCGCCGACGAGGAGCTCGAGGTGACGGGCGCCGACGTCGAGCGCGGGCCGACGACGCCCCTCGGCGTGCGCCCCCTGCGCCTCCACGCCCCCGGTGGACCGGTGACGGTGCGGTACTCCACCCAGGTGCGCGTCGACGGCGACGACCGCGCCTGCCCGAGGGACGACGTCGCCCTGCCCGAGCGGGGGCACCTGCCGTTCGACCTGATCGACTGGACCCTGCCGAGCCGGTACTGCCCCTCCGACGCCCTCGGGCCGACGACGGAGGCGCTCTTCGGCGGGCTGCCGCGCACCCGTGCGCTCATCCCGGCCGTCGCCGACTGGGTGCGGGACAACATCGCGTACACGTCGGGTGCGAGCGACGGCCTCACCGCCGCCGACGAGACCCTCCTCGCGCGGGCGGGCGTCTGCCGCGACATGGCCCACCTCGCGGTGACGTTCCTGCGGGCCCTGGAGGTGCCGGCGCGGGTGGTCGCCGCCTACGCGCCGCTGCTCGAGCCGCCCGACTTCCACGCCCTGCTCGAGGCCCACGACGGCACCGCCTGGCGGCTCCTCGACGTCACCGGCCTCGCGCCGGTGCCGACGATGGTGCGCATCGCGACCGGCCGTGACGCCGCGGACGTGGCGTGGGCGACGTCCAGCGGCGGGCTCGCCCTGGACGCCGTCGCGGTCACCGCGTTCGGGCCCGCCGGGTAG
- a CDS encoding multicopper oxidase domain-containing protein, whose translation MPTSMFRARRVSLAALLAPLAFAAVVLPGRAEGATRQYWIKAVNVRVDVAPNGLDALMGRQVPLDQRFLDAVVYRAYTRGWRKPLPNTARSGDNDGIPGPVIEARVGDRLLVHFKNEDRTFRQKHSMHFHAFTYKPASDGAFIPQITGKGGNVPVGQSFTYRLTAGPQSRGAWPYHDHSSTMHDSIPRGLYGAVVIMGRKEKPPDRRFIVAFSSHNGFDTINGRAFIGNTPTFRAKVGETVEWNVLAMGDTFHTFHVHGHRWLNDAGTPKDTEEIGPGGSFRIRWKEDAPGTWFYHCHVESHQMNGMIGLFKVTK comes from the coding sequence ATGCCGACGTCCATGTTCCGTGCCCGCCGCGTAAGTCTCGCCGCCCTCCTCGCGCCGCTCGCGTTCGCGGCGGTGGTGCTGCCGGGACGCGCCGAGGGCGCGACCCGCCAGTACTGGATCAAGGCGGTGAACGTCCGCGTGGACGTGGCCCCGAACGGCCTCGACGCCCTCATGGGGCGTCAGGTCCCGCTCGACCAGCGCTTCCTCGACGCCGTCGTCTACCGGGCCTACACCCGCGGCTGGCGCAAGCCGCTGCCGAACACCGCCCGCTCGGGCGACAACGACGGCATCCCCGGGCCGGTGATCGAGGCCCGGGTGGGCGACCGCCTGCTCGTGCACTTCAAGAACGAGGACCGCACGTTCCGGCAGAAGCACTCGATGCACTTCCACGCGTTCACCTACAAGCCGGCGAGCGACGGGGCGTTCATCCCGCAGATCACCGGCAAGGGCGGCAACGTCCCGGTGGGGCAGTCGTTCACGTACCGGCTGACCGCGGGGCCCCAGAGCCGCGGCGCGTGGCCGTACCACGACCACTCGTCGACGATGCACGACAGCATCCCGCGTGGCCTCTACGGCGCCGTGGTGATCATGGGGAGGAAGGAGAAGCCGCCGGACCGCCGCTTCATCGTGGCGTTCAGCAGCCACAACGGCTTCGACACGATCAACGGCCGCGCGTTCATCGGCAACACGCCGACGTTCCGCGCGAAGGTCGGCGAGACCGTGGAATGGAACGTGCTGGCGATGGGCGACACGTTCCACACGTTCCACGTCCATGGGCACCGCTGGCTGAACGACGCCGGCACCCCGAAGGACACGGAGGAGATCGGACCCGGTGGCTCGTTCCGGATCCGCTGGAAGGAGGACGCGCCGGGCACGTGGTTCTACCACTGCCACGTCGAGTCCCATCAGATGAACGGAATGATCGGACTCTTCAAGGTGACGAAATGA
- a CDS encoding ABC transporter permease: MSDAPAASAPPASAAAPAVEDAAIRTALASNPPASGASPLSAVLTFGWRGMLKIKHVPEQLIDVTLTPVLFTLLFTYMYGGAISGSTDEYLQFLLPGTLVMSVLFTTVYSGVSLNTDMTKGVVDRFRSLPTWRPAPLVGAVLGDVLRYLLAGLVVIAVGLALGYRPESWGGMVVALLLLIVFSVALSWVFTTVGLLMRAPNAVMNTGFMALFPLIFISNGFVPQETLPDWLETIVEINPISHVVTAVRGLMDGTASGGDIGLVLIEAAVLAAIFAPLTTRLYRTRG; this comes from the coding sequence ATGAGCGACGCACCGGCGGCATCCGCACCCCCCGCGTCCGCGGCGGCCCCCGCCGTCGAGGACGCCGCCATCCGCACCGCCCTCGCGTCGAACCCCCCGGCGTCGGGCGCGAGCCCCCTGTCGGCGGTCCTCACGTTCGGCTGGCGCGGGATGCTGAAGATCAAGCACGTCCCCGAGCAGCTGATCGACGTCACCCTGACGCCGGTCCTGTTCACCCTGCTCTTCACGTACATGTACGGCGGGGCGATCTCCGGATCGACCGACGAGTACCTGCAGTTCCTGCTGCCGGGCACGCTCGTCATGTCGGTGCTGTTCACGACGGTCTACTCCGGGGTGTCCCTCAACACGGACATGACGAAGGGGGTCGTCGACCGCTTCCGCTCGCTGCCGACGTGGCGGCCCGCCCCGCTGGTCGGCGCGGTGCTCGGCGACGTCCTGCGCTACCTGCTCGCGGGCCTCGTCGTGATCGCCGTCGGGCTCGCGCTCGGCTACCGGCCGGAGTCGTGGGGCGGCATGGTCGTCGCCCTCCTCCTCCTGATCGTCTTCTCGGTCGCCCTGTCGTGGGTGTTCACGACGGTGGGGCTGCTGATGCGGGCGCCGAACGCCGTCATGAACACGGGCTTCATGGCGCTGTTCCCGCTGATCTTCATCAGCAACGGCTTCGTGCCGCAGGAGACGCTGCCGGACTGGCTCGAGACGATCGTGGAGATCAACCCGATCTCCCACGTCGTGACGGCCGTCCGGGGCCTGATGGACGGCACCGCGTCCGGTGGCGACATCGGCCTGGTGCTGATCGAGGCGGCGGTGCTCGCCGCCATCTTCGCCCCGCTCACGACCCGGCTCTACCGCACCCGCGGCTGA
- a CDS encoding cupredoxin domain-containing protein, which produces MTKRIVVLTAISSAALLAGAAPILGQMTHPGGGAMAPGATAVTINDAGYSPGETVVAPGQSVTWTNSGSNPHTVTSDVPGIFDSGTLGAKAKFVLTAPAAAGTYTYNCTFHAYMRGSLVVSTVTLMGPKQVRAGKTASVHGAAPGTPPGTAVAIEALGAGGAWTAVASGTVAADGSYHVVTRPLTAGATLRARVGEGLSPTLTIPVAPKVVIKRSGKRGIAVTVTPAKAAKGNLERLNTDTFRWVKAKKVTINRRGKATVTVPKAAGRYRVTLLPAKGLAAASSAGLSFR; this is translated from the coding sequence ATGACGAAGCGCATCGTGGTCCTGACGGCGATCTCCTCGGCGGCGCTGCTCGCCGGGGCCGCCCCGATACTCGGGCAGATGACCCACCCCGGTGGGGGGGCGATGGCGCCGGGCGCGACCGCCGTCACCATCAACGACGCGGGGTACAGCCCCGGTGAGACGGTCGTCGCGCCGGGGCAGTCGGTGACGTGGACGAACTCGGGGAGCAACCCCCACACGGTCACCTCGGACGTGCCGGGGATCTTCGACTCGGGGACGCTCGGCGCGAAGGCGAAGTTCGTGCTGACGGCGCCGGCCGCGGCGGGGACGTACACGTACAACTGCACGTTCCACGCCTACATGCGCGGCAGCCTGGTCGTCTCGACGGTCACGTTGATGGGCCCGAAGCAGGTGCGGGCGGGGAAGACGGCGTCGGTGCACGGCGCCGCCCCGGGGACGCCGCCCGGCACGGCGGTCGCGATCGAGGCGCTCGGCGCGGGCGGGGCCTGGACGGCCGTGGCGAGCGGGACGGTCGCGGCGGACGGGTCGTACCACGTGGTCACCCGGCCCCTGACGGCCGGCGCGACCCTGCGCGCCCGGGTCGGTGAGGGCCTCAGCCCGACGCTGACGATCCCGGTGGCCCCGAAGGTGGTCATCAAGCGCTCCGGCAAGCGGGGGATCGCGGTGACCGTGACGCCCGCGAAGGCGGCGAAGGGCAACCTCGAGCGGTTGAACACGGACACGTTCCGCTGGGTGAAGGCGAAGAAGGTCACCATCAACCGCCGCGGGAAGGCGACCGTCACGGTCCCGAAGGCCGCCGGGAGGTACCGCGTCACGCTGCTGCCGGCGAAGGGCCTGGCGGCGGCCAGCTCGGCGGGGTTGTCGTTCCGGTAG
- a CDS encoding ATP-binding cassette domain-containing protein, producing the protein MTTTDTLAIEATGLGKSFGSTRAVDGVDLEVRSGAVYGVLGPNGAGKTTTIRMLATLLRPDAGTARVLGHDIVTDAGAVRAQVSLTGQLASVDEDLTGRENLVMIARLLGHSRAHAKARADELLGAFGIEEAGGRLVKTYSGGMRRRLDIAASIVVTPRLMFLDEPTTGLDPRSRNQVWDIVRALSAEGTTILLCTQYLDEADQLADRIAVIDRGRVIAEGTPARLKSSVGGGTLHVRLLDPDDRDRAEGLLAASLGEAHRESDPSALSAPCSDADRAAGVLARMSQEGIGIADFSMGQPSLDEVFLALTGHHADGPAGDDATREEVAA; encoded by the coding sequence GTGACGACCACAGACACCCTCGCGATCGAGGCCACCGGCCTCGGCAAGTCGTTCGGCTCCACCCGCGCCGTCGACGGGGTCGACCTCGAGGTCCGCAGCGGCGCCGTCTACGGCGTGCTGGGTCCCAACGGGGCCGGCAAGACGACAACCATCCGCATGCTCGCGACGTTGCTGCGCCCCGACGCGGGCACCGCGCGCGTGCTGGGCCACGACATCGTCACCGACGCCGGCGCGGTCCGCGCCCAGGTCAGCCTGACCGGGCAGCTCGCGTCCGTCGACGAGGACCTCACCGGGCGGGAGAACCTGGTGATGATCGCGCGCCTGCTCGGCCACTCGCGGGCCCACGCGAAGGCCCGCGCCGACGAGCTGCTCGGCGCGTTCGGCATCGAGGAGGCCGGCGGCCGCCTCGTGAAGACCTACTCGGGCGGCATGCGCCGCCGGCTGGACATCGCGGCGAGCATCGTCGTGACACCCCGCCTGATGTTCCTCGACGAGCCGACGACGGGCCTCGACCCGCGGTCGCGCAACCAGGTGTGGGACATCGTCCGCGCCCTGTCCGCCGAGGGCACCACCATCCTGCTCTGCACCCAGTACCTCGACGAGGCCGACCAGCTCGCCGACCGCATCGCGGTGATCGACCGCGGCCGCGTCATCGCGGAGGGGACGCCGGCGCGGCTCAAGTCGTCCGTCGGCGGCGGGACGCTGCACGTGCGGCTGCTCGACCCCGACGACCGCGACCGGGCGGAGGGGCTCCTCGCCGCCTCGCTCGGCGAGGCCCACCGCGAGTCCGACCCCTCGGCGCTGTCGGCGCCGTGCTCCGACGCCGACCGCGCGGCGGGCGTGCTCGCCCGCATGTCGCAGGAGGGGATCGGGATCGCCGACTTCTCGATGGGGCAGCCGAGCCTCGACGAGGTCTTCCTGGCGCTGACCGGCCACCACGCCGACGGCCCCGCCGGCGACGACGCCACCCGAGAGGAGGTCGCGGCATGA
- a CDS encoding DUF1385 domain-containing protein produces MMRTRNRVGVAVRREDDGAIVTEAFDVEPPRGRWTRLPLMRGVVAIRTALSTGQKAMSIGERLRWEETRPAPSHPSALVAAEEAALATATGAPEGATIAGGPREEEVEGLGFWGKVAVGFGALLGAGIQIAAFRIGPIVIAKEAGLEGAAFIVADAAIRLMLLLGMLMVLSLFRPFRKILKYHGAEHQAIAAHEAGHPLTAAAAAGFSRFHPRCGTSFLVVSAMVSIVIYGAVLAITGVFTYPALIATRLLGAPIVTAVAFELQRQAAMRAEGRLRFLSWPGMWAQRLTTRHPDPAELEVACAALAVALEPAPAAAPAAAGSRDPATIGQPQPLA; encoded by the coding sequence ATGATGCGCACCCGGAACCGCGTCGGCGTCGCCGTCCGCCGCGAGGACGACGGGGCCATCGTGACCGAGGCCTTCGACGTCGAGCCGCCCCGCGGACGCTGGACCCGCCTGCCGCTGATGCGCGGCGTCGTCGCGATCCGCACCGCCCTCAGCACCGGCCAGAAGGCCATGAGCATCGGTGAGCGCCTCCGCTGGGAGGAGACGCGCCCCGCGCCGTCCCACCCCTCCGCCCTCGTCGCCGCCGAGGAGGCCGCCCTCGCGACCGCCACCGGCGCGCCGGAGGGGGCCACCATCGCCGGCGGCCCGCGGGAGGAGGAGGTCGAGGGCCTCGGCTTCTGGGGCAAGGTCGCCGTCGGCTTCGGCGCCCTCCTCGGGGCCGGGATCCAGATCGCCGCGTTCCGGATCGGGCCCATCGTCATCGCGAAGGAGGCGGGGCTCGAGGGCGCGGCGTTCATCGTCGCCGACGCCGCCATCCGCCTGATGCTGCTGCTCGGGATGCTGATGGTGCTCAGCCTCTTCCGGCCCTTCCGGAAGATCCTCAAGTACCACGGCGCCGAGCACCAGGCGATCGCCGCCCACGAGGCCGGGCACCCCCTCACCGCCGCCGCGGCCGCCGGCTTCAGCCGGTTCCACCCCCGGTGCGGCACGTCGTTCCTCGTCGTGTCCGCGATGGTCTCGATCGTGATCTACGGCGCGGTGCTTGCGATCACCGGGGTCTTCACCTACCCCGCCCTGATCGCGACCCGCCTGCTCGGCGCGCCGATCGTCACCGCCGTTGCATTCGAGCTGCAGCGTCAGGCGGCGATGCGCGCCGAGGGCCGCCTCCGCTTCCTCTCGTGGCCCGGCATGTGGGCCCAGCGGCTCACGACGCGGCACCCCGACCCCGCGGAGCTCGAGGTGGCGTGCGCCGCCCTCGCCGTCGCGCTGGAGCCCGCCCCCGCGGCGGCGCCGGCCGCCGCCGGGTCGCGCGACCCGGCGACGATCGGACAGCCCCAGCCGCTCGCCTGA
- a CDS encoding pentapeptide repeat-containing protein produces the protein MRRRSPPEDRRERPGPVGESAAAADDSGSRGARRGSAPHPRATRARRRHRPHARTPPRTSRRRNRPHPGPPRPRTLAGRRARRATRRAGARAPAGDLAGVDLSRADLRDRDLRGADLRGATLERAVLTGADLRGAALDGADLSRAALGGARLDGATVRDARLAHADLTGASLRDTDLTGACLAGAVLEGADMCGAALASTDWGSDGGSPVAAPAGAHRMDGAMLPGADLAGFALAGADLSGADLAGADLRGTDLTGASLFRARLTGALLARAVLRGADLTACTLDGADLAGADLTGADVTDAVLARADLRSARFDDLTGARLRDALLGGFNRGRTHGPASLGRAPGLHGADLRAADLTGFDLRGADLRGADLTRALLAGADLAGARLDGATLAGADLTGAVATGASLTGARLLAAVLRDADLTGAALGGCDLTGADRTGARIDASSATRPRGAGLRVVRAA, from the coding sequence GTGCGGCGGCGCTCACCCCCCGAGGATAGGCGGGAGCGCCCGGGCCCGGTGGGGGAATCCGCGGCCGCCGCCGATGACAGTGGGAGCCGCGGGGCCCGACGCGGCTCCGCACCGCACCCCCGCGCCACGCGCGCCCGACGGAGGCACCGCCCGCATGCACGCACGCCGCCCCGCACGTCCCGCCGCCGCAACCGACCTCACCCGGGGCCTCCGCGCCCACGAACGCTGGCTGGCCGGCGCGCGCGGCGGGCGACGCGCCGGGCCGGGGCTCGCGCTCCGGCGGGCGACCTGGCGGGCGTCGACCTGTCGCGCGCCGACCTGCGCGACCGCGACCTGCGGGGCGCCGACCTGCGGGGGGCCACGCTGGAGCGCGCCGTGCTCACCGGCGCGGACCTCCGCGGCGCGGCGCTCGACGGCGCCGACCTGTCGCGGGCCGCGCTCGGCGGGGCGCGCCTCGACGGGGCGACGGTGCGCGACGCCCGTCTCGCCCACGCCGACCTCACCGGGGCGAGCCTGCGCGACACGGACCTCACCGGCGCGTGCCTCGCGGGCGCCGTCCTGGAGGGCGCCGACATGTGCGGCGCCGCGCTCGCCAGCACCGACTGGGGGAGCGACGGCGGCAGCCCCGTCGCCGCGCCTGCGGGGGCGCACCGCATGGACGGCGCGATGTTGCCCGGCGCCGACCTCGCCGGGTTCGCGCTCGCGGGGGCGGACCTGTCCGGGGCCGACCTGGCCGGCGCCGACCTGCGGGGCACCGACCTCACCGGGGCGTCCCTGTTCCGGGCCCGGCTCACGGGGGCGCTGCTCGCCCGGGCGGTGCTGCGCGGCGCAGACCTCACCGCGTGCACCCTCGACGGGGCGGACCTCGCCGGTGCCGACCTCACCGGCGCCGACGTCACCGACGCCGTCCTCGCCCGCGCCGACCTGCGCTCGGCCCGGTTCGACGACCTCACCGGCGCGCGCCTGCGGGACGCCCTGCTCGGCGGATTCAACCGCGGCCGCACGCACGGCCCGGCGAGCCTCGGCCGGGCCCCCGGCCTGCACGGCGCCGACCTGCGGGCCGCCGACCTCACCGGCTTCGACCTGCGCGGGGCCGACCTGCGCGGCGCCGACCTCACCCGTGCCCTGCTCGCCGGCGCCGACCTCGCCGGGGCCCGGCTCGACGGCGCGACCCTCGCGGGCGCCGACCTGACGGGCGCCGTCGCGACCGGCGCCTCGCTGACGGGGGCCCGCCTGCTGGCCGCCGTGCTGCGCGACGCCGACCTCACTGGCGCCGCGCTCGGCGGATGCGACCTGACGGGCGCCGACCGCACCGGCGCCCGCATCGACGCGTCGTCCGCGACCCGGCCCCGCGGCGCGGGGTTGCGGGTCGTGCGGGCGGCCTGA